From one Deltaproteobacteria bacterium genomic stretch:
- a CDS encoding YlxR family protein — MRQLKRAAREGHEHKSRGHIPQRTCIACGAKRAKRELIRFTADAQGGIVFDFKQRQHGRGAYICKSGKCLDRVTIGRLRKALRRYIADSCWKPTAVKEYLESSDCGKK, encoded by the coding sequence ATGCGGCAACTGAAACGAGCGGCTAGAGAAGGACATGAACATAAAAGTCGTGGCCATATACCGCAGAGGACCTGTATAGCATGTGGTGCCAAGAGAGCAAAAAGGGAACTTATTCGGTTTACCGCTGACGCACAAGGCGGTATTGTCTTTGACTTTAAACAACGGCAGCATGGTCGGGGAGCGTATATATGCAAGTCTGGAAAATGCCTCGACAGGGTGACGATAGGCAGGCTGCGCAAAGCGCTGCGCCGATATATAGCTGATTCATGCTGGAAGCCGACTGCAGTGAAGGAGTACCTTGAGAGCAGCGACTGTGGGAAAAAATAG
- the nusA gene encoding transcription termination/antitermination protein NusA has product MIPDLKRLIDQVSRDKGIDRQVLIATLEEAIRSAAKKKFGQELDLEVAYNDEYGEIEAFQFKDVVKKVTDPETQISLEEAKKLDPECEVGDSLGIKIDTNTFGRIAAQSAKQVIIQKMKDAEREIIYEDYKDRRGDIVNGIVQRLDKGGIIVNLGRADAVLPYREQVPRETYRQGDRIRAYVLEVNREARGPQIVLSRTHPNFLIDLFAMEVPEIAEGIVTIMAAAREPGSRAKIAVVSKDPDIDPVGACVGMKGSRVQSVVQELRGEKIDIIEYSIDPAKYVCNALAPAVISKVIIDQANRSMEVIVPDDQLSLAIGKRGQNVRLASRLTEWRIDVKSESKYQKSLREGYESLLELPGIGEATADHLYEAGFVSAEELSSADIEELVAIQGISQQKAERFIEAAKAYAKEQEEATAKSEEENAATETSG; this is encoded by the coding sequence ATGATCCCGGATTTGAAAAGGTTGATCGACCAGGTCAGTCGAGACAAAGGCATTGATCGACAGGTGTTGATTGCCACGCTCGAGGAGGCAATCCGCTCGGCAGCGAAGAAGAAATTCGGCCAGGAGCTGGATCTCGAAGTCGCCTACAATGATGAGTACGGTGAGATCGAAGCCTTTCAATTCAAGGATGTGGTGAAAAAGGTTACCGATCCGGAGACTCAGATCTCTCTGGAAGAAGCAAAGAAGTTGGATCCAGAATGTGAAGTGGGAGACAGCCTGGGAATAAAAATAGACACGAATACCTTCGGTCGGATTGCAGCTCAATCAGCCAAACAGGTGATCATCCAGAAGATGAAAGACGCCGAGCGGGAGATCATTTACGAAGACTATAAAGACCGACGGGGCGACATTGTCAATGGTATCGTCCAGCGGCTGGACAAAGGCGGCATCATAGTTAATCTGGGCCGTGCCGACGCCGTGTTACCGTATCGCGAACAGGTGCCGCGGGAGACCTACCGGCAGGGGGATCGCATTCGAGCATACGTGCTCGAGGTGAACAGGGAAGCCCGTGGACCGCAGATTGTCTTGAGCCGCACACACCCGAACTTCCTCATCGACCTGTTTGCCATGGAGGTCCCGGAGATTGCTGAGGGAATTGTGACCATCATGGCTGCTGCCCGCGAGCCTGGAAGCAGAGCAAAAATTGCGGTTGTCTCCAAGGATCCCGATATTGATCCGGTGGGCGCCTGTGTAGGCATGAAAGGCTCGAGAGTGCAGAGCGTGGTGCAGGAGCTCCGGGGGGAAAAGATTGACATCATAGAGTACAGCATCGATCCGGCGAAATATGTCTGTAACGCGCTGGCGCCTGCAGTTATTTCCAAGGTGATCATTGACCAGGCAAACAGGTCAATGGAGGTGATAGTGCCGGACGATCAGCTTTCGCTCGCCATCGGCAAACGAGGCCAGAATGTGCGGCTGGCCTCACGCCTTACTGAATGGCGCATTGATGTGAAGAGCGAGAGCAAGTATCAAAAATCACTACGAGAAGGCTACGAATCCCTTCTGGAGCTGCCTGGCATAGGCGAGGCCACTGCGGACCATTTGTACGAAGCCGGCTTTGTGTCCGCTGAGGAACTGTCAAGTGCAGACATAGAAGAGCTGGTGGCTATACAGGGGATCAGCCAGCAAAAAGCTGAGCGCTTCATTGAAGCGGCCAAAGCTTATGCGAAGGAACAGGAGGAGGCGACAGCGAAAAGCGAAGAGGAGAATGCGGCAACTGAAACGAGCGGCTAG